A genomic segment from Halomonas sp. GD1P12 encodes:
- the carA gene encoding glutamine-hydrolyzing carbamoyl-phosphate synthase small subunit: MSKPAILALEDGSVFHGIAIGADGVTSGEVVFNTAMTGYQEILTDPSYTRQIVTLTYPHIGNTGINTEDVESASIAAAGLVIRDLPLMASSFRSQQSLSEYLESQNVLGIAEIDTRRLTRILRDKGAQNGAILAGAEAEGDDAVERALAAAKAFPGLKGMDLATEVSCKEAYEWSEGEWTLGAGYADTTTIERPYHVVAFDYGVKFNILRMLAARGCRLTVVPAQTPAQEVLAMNPDGVFLANGPGDPEPCDYAIKAIQEVLETDTPVFGICLGHQLLALASGAKTVKMSHGHHGANHPVQDLDTGTVMITSQNHGFAADEATLPANLRATHRSLFDGTLQGIERTDRPAFSFQGHPEASPGPKDVSPLFDRFIDLMQARR; encoded by the coding sequence TTGAGCAAACCCGCAATACTGGCCCTGGAAGATGGCAGCGTGTTCCACGGCATTGCCATCGGCGCCGACGGCGTTACGAGCGGGGAGGTGGTGTTCAATACGGCCATGACCGGCTACCAGGAAATTCTCACCGACCCCTCCTATACCCGCCAGATCGTCACGCTCACCTACCCGCATATCGGCAACACCGGCATCAACACCGAAGACGTGGAGTCCGCCTCCATCGCCGCGGCGGGCCTGGTGATTCGCGATCTGCCCCTGATGGCGAGCAGCTTTCGCAGCCAGCAGAGCCTGAGCGAGTACCTTGAGAGCCAGAACGTGCTGGGGATCGCCGAGATCGACACCCGCCGCCTGACGCGCATTCTGCGCGACAAGGGCGCACAGAACGGCGCGATTTTGGCAGGCGCTGAGGCCGAAGGTGACGACGCCGTCGAGCGAGCGCTGGCGGCCGCGAAGGCGTTTCCGGGGCTCAAGGGGATGGACCTTGCAACGGAGGTCTCCTGCAAGGAGGCCTATGAGTGGAGCGAAGGCGAGTGGACCCTGGGCGCGGGCTACGCCGATACCACGACCATTGAGCGCCCCTACCACGTGGTGGCGTTTGATTACGGAGTGAAATTCAACATCCTGCGCATGCTGGCCGCTCGCGGCTGCCGCCTGACGGTGGTGCCGGCGCAAACCCCGGCGCAGGAGGTGCTGGCGATGAACCCGGACGGCGTGTTCCTGGCCAACGGCCCCGGCGACCCGGAGCCCTGCGACTACGCCATCAAGGCGATTCAGGAAGTGCTCGAAACCGACACGCCGGTGTTCGGCATCTGCCTGGGCCACCAGCTGCTGGCGCTGGCAAGCGGGGCGAAAACGGTGAAGATGAGCCACGGCCACCACGGCGCCAACCACCCGGTACAGGATCTGGACACCGGCACGGTCATGATCACGAGCCAGAACCACGGCTTCGCCGCGGACGAGGCGACGTTGCCCGCGAATCTGCGCGCCACGCATCGCTCGCTGTTCGACGGCACGCTGCAGGGCATCGAGCGCACCGACCGCCCGGCGTTCAGCTTTCAGGGTCACCCGGAAGCGAGCCCCGGCCCGAAGGACGTGTCGCCGCTGTTCGACCGCTTCATCGACCTGATGCAGGCGCGCCGCTGA
- the dapB gene encoding 4-hydroxy-tetrahydrodipicolinate reductase, with protein MTRVAIVGVAGRMGRTLVSAVNEDAGATLAGGIVEPGSSLTGADIGELAGSGKCGVAAVDSLDAIKDEFDVLIDFTAPQVTLSNLAFCAEHGKAIVIGTTGMNDDELDALDGYRDRVAMVFAPNMSVGVNLTLKLLETAARALGDEGYDIEVIEAHHRHKVDAPSGTAIRMGEVVAKSLDRTLKEHGVFERVGQCGPRSDTEIGFATVRAGDIVGEHTVMFATEGERIEITHKASSRMTFAKGAVRAARWVAGQPAGCFDMQDVLGLADV; from the coding sequence ATGACGCGAGTCGCTATCGTGGGCGTTGCCGGGCGCATGGGCCGCACGCTGGTCAGCGCCGTGAATGAAGATGCCGGCGCAACGCTTGCCGGCGGTATCGTCGAGCCGGGAAGCTCGCTGACCGGCGCCGATATCGGAGAGCTTGCCGGCTCCGGCAAGTGCGGCGTCGCCGCCGTCGACTCACTCGATGCAATCAAGGACGAGTTCGACGTGCTGATCGATTTCACCGCCCCGCAAGTGACGCTTTCAAACCTTGCGTTCTGCGCCGAGCACGGCAAGGCCATCGTGATCGGTACCACCGGCATGAACGATGACGAGCTTGACGCGCTCGATGGCTACCGTGACCGCGTGGCGATGGTCTTCGCCCCCAACATGAGCGTGGGCGTGAACCTGACGCTGAAGCTTCTGGAAACCGCCGCCCGGGCGCTGGGCGACGAAGGCTACGACATCGAGGTGATCGAAGCGCACCATCGCCACAAGGTCGACGCGCCGTCCGGCACCGCCATCCGCATGGGCGAAGTCGTCGCGAAAAGCCTCGACCGCACGCTCAAGGAGCACGGCGTGTTCGAGCGCGTCGGCCAGTGCGGGCCGCGCAGCGACACCGAGATCGGCTTTGCCACCGTGCGCGCCGGCGACATCGTTGGCGAGCACACGGTGATGTTCGCCACCGAAGGCGAGCGCATCGAGATCACCCACAAGGCCTCGAGCCGCATGACCTTCGCCAAGGGCGCGGTGCGCGCTGCGCGCTGGGTAGCGGGACAACCGGCCGGTTGCTTCGATATGCAGGACGTGCTGGGGCTGGCGGACGTTTGA
- a CDS encoding DUF2218 domain-containing protein, with product MPISRAEIATQSGGRLINRLCKHWSHKLEVEYTESDARIVFAEKGTCLMYADADKLSVSIETLDEASLDQLEGVVENHLVRMAKDETLEIVWEN from the coding sequence ATGCCGATTTCTCGCGCCGAAATTGCCACCCAGTCCGGTGGACGCCTGATCAACCGCCTCTGCAAGCACTGGTCGCACAAGCTCGAGGTCGAATACACCGAAAGCGATGCCAGAATCGTCTTTGCGGAGAAGGGCACCTGTCTGATGTACGCCGACGCCGACAAGCTCTCGGTGTCTATTGAAACGCTCGATGAAGCCTCTCTCGACCAGCTCGAAGGTGTGGTCGAGAACCACCTCGTGCGTATGGCGAAAGACGAGACGCTGGAAATCGTCTGGGAGAACTGA
- a CDS encoding ABC transporter substrate-binding protein translates to MNVTFSKSTVLTSGLLTSLTLATTLGALPALADPIEVVDIAGRSVSLEGPAERVILGEGRQIYLLGLLEPEAPFTHVVGWREDFSQADPDNYARYAERFPEMTDIPTFGGFKDGTFDVEQAASLSPDVVFMNLEAKAATEDAGYDDKLAQLDIPIVYVDFREDPVAHTIPSMRLIGQIMGDDAAAEAFIDFAEEQLARVTDVIDEADPARPSVFIDRAGGYSDECCMSFGPGNFGEYVELAGGSNIADGIIPGSFGTLNPEQIIAASPEHVVVTGGNWDAYVPGGAWVGMGPGADMDAARDKLDALTERTAMTGVQAVADGNVHAIWHQFYNSPYYFVAIQQLAKWLHPELFEDLDPEATMEELHERFLPIDYEPGYWMSLNDE, encoded by the coding sequence ATGAACGTCACTTTTTCAAAGTCCACGGTTTTAACGTCGGGCCTATTAACGTCGCTGACGCTGGCCACGACGCTTGGCGCTCTGCCGGCTCTGGCCGACCCCATCGAGGTGGTCGACATTGCCGGGCGCAGCGTTAGCCTGGAGGGCCCCGCCGAGCGCGTCATCCTGGGCGAAGGGCGTCAAATCTATCTGCTGGGCCTGCTCGAGCCCGAGGCACCGTTCACGCACGTGGTGGGCTGGCGCGAGGACTTCTCCCAGGCGGACCCGGACAACTATGCCCGCTACGCCGAGCGCTTTCCCGAGATGACCGACATTCCCACCTTCGGCGGCTTCAAGGACGGCACGTTTGATGTAGAGCAGGCCGCCTCGCTTTCGCCGGACGTGGTCTTCATGAACCTCGAAGCGAAGGCCGCCACCGAAGATGCCGGCTACGACGACAAGCTCGCCCAGCTCGATATCCCGATCGTCTACGTCGACTTTCGCGAAGACCCGGTGGCCCACACCATTCCCTCGATGCGCCTGATCGGCCAGATCATGGGCGACGACGCTGCCGCCGAGGCGTTCATCGACTTCGCCGAGGAGCAGCTCGCTCGCGTAACGGACGTCATCGATGAGGCCGACCCGGCGCGGCCGAGCGTGTTCATCGACCGCGCCGGCGGCTACTCCGACGAGTGCTGCATGAGCTTCGGGCCCGGCAACTTCGGCGAGTACGTCGAGCTCGCCGGTGGCAGCAACATCGCCGACGGTATCATTCCCGGCAGCTTCGGCACGCTCAACCCGGAGCAGATCATCGCCGCAAGCCCGGAGCACGTGGTGGTGACTGGCGGCAACTGGGACGCCTACGTGCCCGGCGGCGCCTGGGTGGGCATGGGCCCGGGTGCCGACATGGACGCCGCGCGCGACAAGCTCGACGCATTGACCGAGCGCACCGCCATGACCGGCGTACAGGCGGTAGCGGACGGCAACGTGCATGCCATCTGGCACCAGTTCTACAACAGCCCCTACTACTTCGTCGCGATCCAGCAGTTGGCCAAGTGGCTGCATCCAGAGCTGTTCGAGGATCTCGACCCGGAAGCGACCATGGAAGAGCTTCACGAGCGCTTTCTGCCAATCGATTATGAACCCGGCTACTGGATGTCCCTGAATGATGAGTGA
- a CDS encoding FecCD family ABC transporter permease, producing the protein MSDSAVTAPTTQGRSHYKSQVVRRQLILAALVVALFFSLCVDLALGPARYSLTEVIAALLTPGSVSDQARVILWEIRMPVALMALVVGASLSVAGAQMQTILSNPLASPFTLGISAGASFGAALGLAFGVAIVPAAIEFVVPINAFVMAMFTAFLIHALSLKRGVTVETIVLLGIAMVFIFNSLMALIQFFASQEAVAAVVFWTMGSLTKATWPKFWIALGILAAILPLLARHGWALTAMRLGDAKAESMGVKPRSLRLEVLVLVSLLSAVAVAFVGTIGFIGLVGPHIARMLLGEDQRFFLPGSALCGALILSVGSVISKLIIPGTIIPIGIITSLVGIPFFLFLVLNHKKTSW; encoded by the coding sequence ATGAGTGACAGCGCCGTGACCGCGCCGACGACCCAGGGGCGCAGCCACTATAAAAGCCAGGTCGTGCGCCGCCAGCTGATCCTTGCAGCGCTGGTGGTCGCCCTGTTTTTCAGCCTGTGCGTCGATCTGGCGCTTGGACCTGCGCGCTACAGCCTCACGGAAGTCATCGCCGCCCTGCTGACGCCGGGAAGCGTCAGCGACCAGGCGCGGGTGATTCTCTGGGAGATTCGCATGCCGGTAGCGCTGATGGCGCTGGTGGTGGGCGCGAGTCTGTCAGTGGCCGGCGCGCAGATGCAGACCATTCTGAGCAACCCGCTGGCGAGCCCCTTTACGCTGGGTATTTCCGCTGGCGCGAGCTTCGGCGCCGCGCTGGGCCTGGCCTTTGGCGTCGCCATCGTGCCCGCCGCCATCGAGTTCGTGGTGCCGATCAACGCTTTCGTGATGGCGATGTTCACGGCGTTTTTGATCCACGCACTGAGCCTCAAGCGCGGCGTCACGGTGGAAACCATCGTGCTGCTGGGCATCGCCATGGTGTTCATTTTCAACTCGCTCATGGCGCTGATCCAGTTTTTCGCCAGCCAGGAAGCGGTGGCCGCGGTGGTGTTCTGGACCATGGGCAGCCTGACCAAGGCGACCTGGCCCAAGTTCTGGATTGCGCTTGGCATACTGGCCGCCATCCTGCCGCTTCTGGCGCGCCACGGCTGGGCGCTGACCGCCATGCGCCTGGGCGACGCCAAGGCTGAAAGCATGGGCGTCAAGCCGCGCTCACTGCGCCTGGAAGTGCTGGTACTGGTGTCGCTTCTTTCCGCCGTGGCGGTGGCGTTCGTCGGCACCATCGGCTTCATCGGGCTGGTCGGACCGCACATCGCGCGCATGCTGCTGGGCGAGGATCAGCGCTTTTTCCTGCCAGGCTCGGCGCTGTGCGGCGCGCTGATTCTCTCGGTGGGCTCGGTGATCTCCAAGCTCATCATCCCCGGCACGATCATTCCGATCGGCATCATCACTTCACTGGTCGGCATCCCGTTTTTCCTGTTTCTGGTGCTCAACCACAAGAAGACGTCATGGTGA
- a CDS encoding ABC transporter ATP-binding protein — translation MVTLTLDGVSARYGRRTIVEDISTPRFHGGQVVALLGPNAAGKSTLFRRILGLVAGDGTVSIEETTAERPVAYMPQDTGAKAVLSVYESVLLARMQGRSLKVQPEDLEQVDRALAELGIASLGGRDIGDLSGGQRQLVSAAQALVQEPEILMLDEPTSALDLNRQINLLTVLRRLADERGMLILVALHDLNHALRFTDAAMVLDYGRLIACGATEDVITPALLRQVYRVAARIEPCSKGRPQLIVEEAV, via the coding sequence ATGGTAACTCTCACGCTTGACGGCGTATCGGCCCGCTACGGGCGGCGCACCATCGTCGAAGACATCTCCACGCCCCGCTTTCACGGCGGCCAGGTCGTCGCGCTGCTGGGCCCCAACGCGGCAGGCAAGTCGACGCTGTTTCGCCGTATTCTGGGGCTGGTGGCAGGCGACGGCACGGTCAGCATCGAAGAGACAACCGCCGAGCGCCCGGTGGCCTACATGCCCCAGGACACCGGCGCGAAGGCGGTGCTGAGCGTGTATGAATCGGTGCTGCTGGCGCGCATGCAGGGGCGAAGCCTGAAGGTACAGCCGGAGGATCTCGAGCAGGTGGACCGGGCGCTTGCCGAGCTCGGCATCGCCTCGCTCGGCGGGCGCGATATCGGGGATTTGAGCGGCGGCCAGCGCCAGCTGGTGAGTGCGGCCCAGGCATTGGTGCAGGAGCCGGAAATCCTGATGCTCGACGAGCCCACCTCGGCGCTGGACCTGAACCGCCAGATCAACCTGCTCACCGTACTGCGACGGCTGGCCGACGAGCGCGGCATGCTGATTCTGGTCGCGCTTCACGACTTGAATCATGCGCTGCGCTTCACCGACGCCGCCATGGTGCTGGATTATGGCCGCCTGATCGCCTGCGGTGCCACCGAGGACGTCATCACCCCGGCGCTTCTGCGCCAGGTCTACCGGGTGGCGGCGCGCATCGAGCCCTGCTCGAAGGGCCGCCCCCAGCTCATCGTCGAAGAGGCCGTTTGA
- a CDS encoding DMT family transporter, whose amino-acid sequence MTGLQDRPGLGIFLRVLSGVMFTGMFVCIKAVSEAVPVGQSIFYRSLFALIPIVIFLAIRREFPQGLATRRPLGHLLRSGLGAAAMFFSFSAVAFLPVAEATLLVQLSPIFMAVGGVLLLGEKFSLYRMGAIALALAGMAVLVVPELSAGSGDGRLLGYALGTAGALLTAGALLTIRHISRTETAGSIAFYFIVVSSLAGLATWPLGWADLTETEFALLVLSGLFGGAGHIAMTLAFRYAEVSKLAPFEYVALVWPIAADWVLFGIPISSGFILALPLMLAGVALASLEGRRFKRPLRR is encoded by the coding sequence ATGACTGGATTACAGGATCGCCCGGGGCTGGGCATTTTCTTACGCGTGTTGTCAGGCGTGATGTTCACCGGCATGTTCGTGTGTATCAAGGCGGTGAGCGAGGCGGTGCCGGTGGGCCAGTCGATCTTTTACCGCTCGCTGTTCGCGCTGATTCCGATCGTGATCTTTTTGGCGATTCGCCGGGAGTTTCCTCAGGGGCTTGCGACCCGGCGCCCGCTTGGGCATCTGTTGCGCTCGGGGTTGGGAGCGGCGGCGATGTTCTTCTCGTTCTCGGCGGTGGCGTTTTTGCCGGTGGCGGAAGCCACACTTCTGGTGCAGCTCTCGCCGATCTTCATGGCGGTGGGGGGCGTGCTGCTGCTGGGCGAGAAATTTTCGCTCTATCGCATGGGGGCCATCGCGCTGGCGCTGGCGGGCATGGCGGTGCTGGTTGTGCCGGAGCTAAGCGCGGGCAGCGGCGATGGGCGGCTTTTGGGCTACGCGCTGGGCACCGCCGGGGCGCTCTTGACGGCGGGCGCGCTGCTCACCATTCGGCATATCTCGCGCACCGAAACCGCCGGCTCCATCGCGTTTTACTTCATCGTGGTGTCGTCGCTGGCGGGGCTTGCCACGTGGCCGCTGGGCTGGGCCGACCTGACCGAGACCGAGTTCGCCCTGCTGGTGCTTTCGGGGCTGTTTGGCGGGGCGGGGCATATCGCCATGACGCTGGCGTTTCGCTACGCCGAGGTGTCGAAGCTCGCCCCGTTCGAGTACGTGGCGCTGGTCTGGCCGATCGCCGCGGACTGGGTGCTGTTCGGCATTCCCATCTCCAGCGGTTTCATTCTGGCGCTGCCGCTGATGCTGGCCGGGGTGGCGCTGGCCTCGCTCGAAGGCCGGCGCTTCAAACGGCCTCTTCGACGATGA
- the dnaJ gene encoding molecular chaperone DnaJ, whose amino-acid sequence MSKRDYYEVLGVEKGADQKEIKKAYRRLAQKFHPDRNPDDETAAEKFRDVSDAYEVLSDEQKRAAYDQFGHAGVDGQGGGGFGGGGGGAGDFSDIFGDVFGDIFGGGGGRRRGPNAPARGSDLRYNLELDLENAVAGTTVDIRVPRHITCDRCDGDGAEPGTSKDTCPTCQGMGQVRMQQGFFAVQQTCPTCHGSGMQIKVPCHKCNSEGRVRETRTLSVKIPPGVDTGDRIRLNGEGESGVNGGPAGDLYVQVAIKSHPIFQRDGKHLQCDVPINFVDASLGGELEVPTLDGRVKLKIPPETQTGRLFRLRGKGVKPVRGGAPGDLLCKVVIETPVNLNEEQKDLLRQLQKSFDDSNSHSHSPKKTGFFDSVKKFFEEMKP is encoded by the coding sequence ATGTCCAAGCGCGATTACTACGAAGTCCTGGGTGTCGAAAAAGGGGCCGATCAGAAAGAGATCAAAAAGGCCTACCGCCGCCTGGCGCAAAAATTCCACCCTGACCGTAACCCGGATGACGAAACCGCCGCCGAGAAATTCCGCGACGTATCCGATGCCTACGAAGTACTCAGCGACGAGCAAAAGCGCGCTGCCTACGACCAGTTCGGCCATGCCGGCGTCGATGGCCAGGGCGGTGGCGGCTTTGGCGGCGGCGGTGGCGGCGCGGGGGATTTCAGCGATATCTTCGGCGACGTGTTTGGCGACATTTTCGGCGGTGGCGGCGGGCGTCGTCGTGGGCCCAACGCGCCGGCGCGCGGCTCGGATCTGCGCTATAACCTGGAGCTCGATCTGGAAAACGCGGTCGCTGGCACCACCGTCGACATTCGCGTTCCGCGCCATATCACCTGCGATCGCTGCGATGGCGACGGCGCCGAACCCGGCACCAGCAAGGACACCTGTCCGACCTGTCAGGGCATGGGCCAGGTGCGCATGCAGCAGGGCTTTTTCGCCGTGCAGCAGACCTGCCCGACCTGTCACGGCTCCGGCATGCAGATCAAGGTGCCGTGCCACAAGTGCAACAGCGAAGGCCGCGTGCGCGAAACTCGCACGCTCTCGGTCAAGATTCCGCCCGGCGTGGATACCGGCGACCGCATTCGCTTGAACGGCGAAGGCGAATCTGGTGTGAACGGCGGCCCGGCTGGCGATCTTTACGTGCAGGTGGCGATCAAGTCGCACCCGATCTTCCAGCGCGACGGCAAGCACCTGCAGTGCGACGTGCCGATCAACTTCGTCGACGCCTCGCTCGGCGGCGAGCTGGAAGTGCCCACACTCGACGGCCGCGTGAAGCTCAAGATTCCGCCGGAAACCCAAACCGGCCGGCTGTTCCGCCTGCGCGGCAAGGGCGTGAAGCCGGTTCGCGGCGGCGCCCCGGGCGACCTGCTCTGCAAGGTGGTGATCGAAACCCCGGTGAATCTGAACGAAGAGCAAAAGGACCTGCTGCGCCAGCTCCAGAAAAGCTTCGACGACAGCAACAGCCACAGCCACTCGCCGAAGAAAACCGGCTTCTTCGACAGCGTGAAGAAGTTTTTCGAAGAGATGAAGCCGTAG
- the dnaK gene encoding molecular chaperone DnaK, whose amino-acid sequence MGRIIGIDLGTTNSCVAVLDGDSAKVIENAEGGRTTPSIIAYTDDGETLVGQSAKRQAVTNPENTLYAIKRLIGRRFKDDVVQKDIKMVPYKIAEADNGDAWVEVKGKKMAPPQVSAEVLKKMKKTAEDYLGETVTEAVITVPAYFNDSQRQATKDAGRIAGLDVKRIINEPTAAALAYGMDKSRGDKTIAVYDLGGGTFDISIIEVADVDGETQFEVLATNGDTFLGGEDFDLSLINYLVSQFKSDSGIDLSGDNLAMQRLKEAAEKAKIELSSAQQTDVNLPYITADNTGPKHLNVKVTRAKLESLVEELVQRSLEPCKMALKDAGLSASEIDDVILVGGQTRMPLVQQKAADFFGKEARKDVNPDEAVAVGAAIQGGVLGGDVKDVLLLDVTPLTLGIETLGGVMTPLIEKNTTIPTKKTQTFSTADDNQTAVTIHAVQGERKQVSQNKSLGRFDLADIPPAPRGVPQIEVAFDLDANGILNVSAKDKATGKEQSIVIKASSGLSDEEVEQMVRDAEAHADEDKKFEALVQLRNQADGMIHATRKTLEEAGDKATDEEKQNIETAISDLEAAVKTDDQDDIQKKLDALTEASGQLAQKMYAEQADASQAAEGQEGEQAQSKPEDDVVDAEYEEVNDEQKKQ is encoded by the coding sequence ATGGGACGTATTATTGGTATTGACCTGGGCACCACCAACTCTTGCGTGGCGGTTCTCGACGGCGACAGCGCCAAGGTCATCGAAAACGCCGAGGGCGGCCGCACCACTCCCTCCATCATCGCTTACACCGATGACGGTGAAACGCTGGTCGGCCAGTCCGCCAAGCGCCAGGCGGTCACCAACCCGGAAAACACCCTGTACGCCATCAAGCGTCTGATCGGCCGTCGTTTCAAGGACGACGTCGTTCAAAAAGACATCAAGATGGTGCCGTACAAGATCGCCGAAGCCGATAACGGCGACGCGTGGGTCGAAGTCAAAGGCAAGAAAATGGCACCGCCGCAGGTCAGCGCGGAAGTGCTCAAGAAGATGAAGAAGACCGCCGAAGACTACCTCGGCGAAACGGTCACCGAGGCGGTCATCACGGTGCCAGCTTACTTCAACGACAGCCAGCGCCAAGCCACCAAGGATGCTGGCCGCATTGCCGGTCTCGACGTCAAGCGCATCATCAACGAGCCGACCGCTGCGGCCCTCGCCTATGGCATGGACAAGTCGCGCGGCGACAAGACCATCGCGGTCTATGACCTGGGTGGCGGTACCTTCGATATCTCCATCATCGAAGTGGCCGACGTCGACGGTGAAACCCAGTTCGAAGTACTCGCCACCAACGGCGACACCTTCCTGGGCGGCGAAGACTTTGACCTGTCGCTGATCAACTACCTGGTATCGCAGTTCAAGTCCGACAGCGGCATTGATCTGTCCGGCGACAATCTGGCCATGCAGCGTCTGAAAGAAGCCGCCGAGAAGGCCAAGATCGAGCTTTCAAGCGCCCAGCAGACCGACGTGAACCTGCCCTACATCACGGCAGACAACACCGGTCCCAAGCACTTGAACGTGAAAGTGACGCGCGCCAAGCTCGAGTCACTGGTCGAAGAGCTGGTTCAGCGCTCGCTCGAGCCGTGCAAGATGGCGCTGAAAGACGCCGGTCTTTCTGCCTCTGAAATCGACGACGTCATCCTCGTCGGCGGTCAGACGCGCATGCCGCTGGTTCAACAGAAAGCCGCTGACTTCTTCGGCAAGGAAGCGCGCAAGGACGTCAACCCGGACGAAGCCGTAGCCGTAGGCGCTGCGATTCAGGGTGGCGTACTGGGCGGCGACGTGAAAGACGTGCTGCTGCTCGACGTAACGCCGCTAACGCTGGGTATCGAAACCCTTGGTGGCGTCATGACGCCGCTGATCGAGAAGAACACCACCATCCCGACGAAGAAGACCCAAACCTTCTCCACCGCGGATGACAACCAGACGGCCGTGACCATTCACGCCGTGCAGGGTGAACGTAAGCAGGTTTCGCAGAACAAGTCGCTCGGTCGTTTCGATCTGGCCGACATTCCGCCGGCGCCGCGCGGCGTGCCGCAGATCGAAGTGGCCTTTGATCTGGACGCCAACGGCATCCTGAACGTCTCCGCGAAGGACAAGGCGACGGGTAAAGAGCAGTCCATCGTCATCAAGGCCTCGAGCGGTCTGTCGGACGAAGAAGTCGAGCAGATGGTGCGCGACGCCGAAGCTCACGCCGACGAAGACAAGAAGTTCGAAGCCCTCGTGCAGCTACGTAACCAGGCCGACGGCATGATTCACGCCACGCGCAAGACGCTGGAAGAAGCCGGCGACAAGGCGACCGATGAAGAGAAGCAAAACATCGAAACCGCCATCAGCGACCTGGAAGCCGCGGTGAAAACCGACGACCAGGACGACATCCAGAAGAAACTGGATGCGCTGACCGAGGCCTCTGGCCAGCTCGCGCAGAAGATGTATGCCGAGCAGGCAGATGCCTCTCAGGCTGCGGAAGGTCAGGAGGGCGAACAGGCCCAGTCCAAGCCGGAAGACGACGTTGTCGACGCCGAGTACGAAGAAGTCAACGACGAGCAGAAGAAGCAGTAA
- the grpE gene encoding nucleotide exchange factor GrpE: MAKEPQTPIDDELARQEQDAEVTEQADEERLIEGDLEGVLDDESPLGTETFAEGVSNPEAEVLAARVEELEQSLSEAKDQSLRASAEAQNVRRRAEAEAEKARKFALEKFVKELLPVVDSLEKALDSMQEDASDAHREGVSMTLKMQLDVLNKFGVESVEPSGEPFDPQVHEALTMVPNPELEPNTVMEVVQKGYLLNGRLVRPAMVVVSQKAG; this comes from the coding sequence ATGGCGAAAGAACCGCAAACCCCGATCGATGACGAGCTGGCCCGCCAGGAGCAGGACGCCGAAGTAACCGAGCAGGCCGACGAAGAGCGCCTGATCGAAGGCGATCTCGAAGGTGTACTGGACGATGAGTCGCCGCTGGGTACCGAAACGTTCGCCGAAGGCGTGAGCAACCCGGAAGCCGAGGTGCTGGCGGCCCGCGTCGAGGAGCTCGAACAGAGTCTTTCCGAGGCGAAGGATCAGTCGCTCAGAGCGTCTGCCGAGGCCCAGAACGTGCGTCGCCGCGCCGAAGCGGAAGCGGAGAAGGCGCGCAAGTTCGCTCTCGAGAAGTTCGTCAAGGAGCTGCTGCCGGTGGTGGATAGCCTGGAAAAAGCGCTCGACAGCATGCAAGAGGATGCCTCTGATGCGCACCGTGAAGGTGTGTCCATGACGCTCAAGATGCAGCTCGACGTGCTCAACAAGTTCGGCGTCGAAAGCGTCGAACCCAGTGGCGAGCCCTTCGACCCGCAGGTTCATGAGGCCCTGACCATGGTGCCCAACCCGGAACTCGAGCCCAACACGGTAATGGAAGTCGTGCAGAAGGGGTATTTGCTCAACGGACGCCTGGTGCGCCCGGCGATGGTCGTGGTCAGCCAGAAAGCGGGCTAG